From the genome of Arthrobacter sp. SLBN-122:
TCGTGGCCGAGGACCAGCGGGAGCTTATAAGGGAGGATCTGCTTGAACTCGCCCAATCGGATCTTGTCGTCCAACTGGTTCAAGCCCGCCGCCTCCACCCGGACCAGGACATCCCGGTCCCCGACGACCGGTTCAGCGATGTCCGCTTCGCGCAGCGGTTCCCTGTACTTGTTGATGATGAATGCGCGCATGCCTTACTGCTCCTCTTGTTCGGGTTGTTGATCAGGTGGTTGCTGCCGTTGGTGCACGGATATCCGGAAGTCCTACGCCCCGGTGTTCGCCAGCTGTGGGTACGTAGCCTCAATGGGGGCGCTAAGCTGCGCCTTGAGCTGCACGGAGGTTTCGTCGGCAAGAACCTCGTATTCGCCGGCTTCAACCCCATCCATGACGGTCCGGACGAAATCGGCTGGATCCATTTTGGGATCAGTGGTGTTGCCGGCCATCGCTGTGTCGACGTATCCCACGTGGGCGCCCACGACATGGACCCCCTTGGGGGCGAGCTCCAGGCGAAGCGAGTTGGTGGCCGACCAGAGCGCAGCCTTGGTTGCGCTGTAAATGCCGCCCACCGCATACCAGCTCATTGCCGAGTGGATGTCGATGATCATTGGGTTCGCCTTTGCGGACAGGATCGGCGCGAATGCGCGGGCGAGGAACAGCGGGCCGAGGAAATTTGTCTCGACGTTGTTCCGAATCTCTGCGTCGGTGTGGCTGAGGATGCCCGGAGTGGCCACGCTGGCTCCGGCATTATTGATCAACACCGTCACATCGCCGGCTGCCTGGGCCGCGGCCTCGATGGAAGCGGGATCTGTGACGTCGAGTGCAAGCGGAACGATGCGGTCGTCCTCCCAGTCGCGGGGGTTACGGGCGGTGGCGTAGACCTTGCCCGCGCCCCTCTCGAGGGCGTCGTGGACGAAGTGCGAGCCGATACCGCCGTTTGCACCGGTGACCAGGACGACTGCTTGGTTGAATGAGGACATTGCGTAAACCTTCTTCTGATGGGCAGCAAAGACTGATACTGCTCATAACTGAGCGTACTCAGCTAATATTCCCGCCAGAAGATGACACTGGCTCTGCGACCGGGAGGCACGCCTCAACCGGTTACGCGTACTCCGCCCACTGCGCCTGTCCATGGCGTGTCGCCAGGAACGGGCAGCACCAAATGAGCGAAAACGAATCCCTGCGCAAGTGCGATCACCCGTGAGGTAACTTCGCTGCAATCCAGCACCAACTCCATCGGCTGAAAGGGGGCACCCGGATGCTCCTGTCCTACGGAGACTGTTGCGCCGGGAGCACCGACGCAGGCTGAGGTGACGGTGTACTGCCCCGCCGCCGGCACTTTCGCCATCGCTCCGAAGCCCCTCACCGGGCCGTCGAGGGGTCCTTCCTCAAGAAGGACTACTGGCCCCTGGGCAACCCCAAGGAGCCGATCCAGCTCGGCGTAGTTCTCTACCTCGCGCTCCAGCACCAGCGGGTCAACGTAAGGAACCGCGGACGCCGCCGACGACGCCGGGCCGGTTGTGGGAGTGTGATGGGGCTCGTTGTAGTCGTAAGAGCACCCCGCGGCTCCGCCAACGGCAATCAGCAGGCACAAGGCAACGGCAAGACCATGTTGCCTGTCCTTCCTTCCCATCTGTCCATGGTGGCGATGCCCGCGGCCGGAGGCAATGGTGCGGCGATTGACAGCACCCCCCGGGCCGGAGTAATACAGCCAGTGGCGGCTCCAATCCGGGGCCGACGCAGACAATTGTGCATGCACCGGCAGGGCAGAATTGCCGTTCGCCATTGAGGGACCGGGCCCAGTCAATGGTGCGGCACGCTTCAAAGGAGAAGCGCTATGACTGTTGCCCATATCCTTCACCGTGTTGCCGACTACGACGCGTGGCGCAAAGTTTACGACTCGGTCGGTGACATGCAGAAAGACGGCGGGGTGACCCGGGAATCGGTCCACCGTATGATCGACGATCCGAACAATGTCCTCGTCATTCATCATTTCGATAGCCTGGAGACCGCAAGGGCGTTCCTCGGCAGAAGTGACCTCAGGGATGCCATGCACCGCAGCGGTGTCCAGGGAGAACCGCGCATCGAGCTCTTCGAATAACGCCAATCCTGAAGTTCCTTCCGTGCGGGCTTTGCCCCCGGAAGGACCCGCCGATGGCGGTTTGACTGTCGACAATCAACCCAACCTCAAGATTGGAGCAATAAGTCCCGATGATGGACGAAATAGCTTCCGTCTTCCCGTAGTGCTTTTTAGAGTGTCCGTACAGGCATTACGTCGGGGGACATTCCCCCGAAAGAGCAGGTCAAGGGGAGGCCATGAGCACAAGCAAGCCGCTGACACCCAAGGACGCCCGTGCTGCAGCCCCGGGAATGGGCGGACCTCCTGTACCCGCACCGCCCAAACAGCCCTTGGTAGCACCCAATGCCGTTCATCAAACGTCGACGTCCAGAGGACGTGAACATGAGGTGCAGCGCCTGATCCGTGACCTCGCCGTGCTTGCTGCCACGCGCCGCCCGAAGGCCTCGTAAGCGCGATGCAGCAGCGCTGCGTCGCGGAGGAGGACGCGCCCAACTTTCTTCTGTCACTGCCGCTGTCCTTTGGGATATGCTCCTGAAATGGCACCGCGAAGTTTTCTTCAATGGCCGGTCGTCCGTCAGTTGACCACGGGCGACCTACTGGGGCGCGGGCCGTCTGTGACCTCGCCCCGCACGCAGGCAATCGCTCCACGGACGGCCACCGCAGACCGCGTGGTGCAAAGTGTGTGCCCGTATTGTGCTGTTGGATGCGGGCAGCGGGTTTACGTCAAAGACGAAAAAGTCATCCAGATCGAGGGAGATCCGGATTCACCCATTTCCCGCGGTCGTCTGTGCCCCAAGGGCTCTGCCAGTGAGCAGTTGGTCAATTCTCCGGGCCGGCAAACAAAAGTGCTTTACCGTGCACCGCGTTCCACTGAGTGGGA
Proteins encoded in this window:
- a CDS encoding SDR family oxidoreductase; its protein translation is MSSFNQAVVLVTGANGGIGSHFVHDALERGAGKVYATARNPRDWEDDRIVPLALDVTDPASIEAAAQAAGDVTVLINNAGASVATPGILSHTDAEIRNNVETNFLGPLFLARAFAPILSAKANPMIIDIHSAMSWYAVGGIYSATKAALWSATNSLRLELAPKGVHVVGAHVGYVDTAMAGNTTDPKMDPADFVRTVMDGVEAGEYEVLADETSVQLKAQLSAPIEATYPQLANTGA
- a CDS encoding cyclase, translated to MTVAHILHRVADYDAWRKVYDSVGDMQKDGGVTRESVHRMIDDPNNVLVIHHFDSLETARAFLGRSDLRDAMHRSGVQGEPRIELFE